A window of Aliarcobacter trophiarum LMG 25534 contains these coding sequences:
- a CDS encoding Bcr/CflA family efflux MFS transporter, producing the protein MKRRLISFKFIMTIAIIEILCYMAVDMYLASMTDIAAFFETPYSKVQLSLTFYLFAMGVGQLFFGPIIDYFGRKIPLILGTSLYALCSFAITTSSNIELFLLYRIIQGLGVALIYICLISMVRDVSKGKVAAKIFAILITIGAITPILAPAIGGYIDQVFGWKAVFYVLFILAILVLILSLFILPETLKDEKKVIINFKNIFIIYFNIIKNMNFLIPAFATCLMYMFIFGYISGASYSYKEIYNLDSKTFGLVFGATGSALLFGALLSTKLLQIVNMKQISIFGAAIIIFGSVVSFISSNISVVGLDGIVIGFFISFFGLGLAEASLFAIAMSSQKTSVGATAALLGSLQLLLPATATLVAGYLVEISIFYWLGLLFILSILAFIFTCKVFRIEKTQF; encoded by the coding sequence ATGAAAAGAAGATTAATTAGTTTTAAATTTATTATGACCATTGCCATAATCGAAATTCTTTGTTATATGGCAGTTGATATGTATTTAGCATCAATGACTGATATTGCAGCATTTTTTGAAACTCCTTACTCAAAGGTACAACTTTCGCTTACATTTTATCTATTTGCAATGGGAGTTGGTCAGCTTTTTTTTGGACCAATAATTGACTATTTTGGAAGAAAAATACCATTAATTTTAGGAACCTCTTTATATGCATTATGCTCTTTTGCAATCACTACTTCATCAAATATAGAGTTGTTTTTACTATATAGGATTATTCAAGGATTAGGTGTTGCTTTAATATATATTTGTTTAATTAGCATGGTAAGAGATGTATCAAAGGGAAAAGTTGCAGCAAAAATATTTGCTATTTTAATTACTATTGGAGCAATTACACCTATTTTAGCTCCAGCAATAGGTGGATATATTGATCAAGTTTTTGGTTGGAAGGCGGTATTTTATGTACTATTTATACTAGCTATTTTAGTATTAATATTATCATTATTTATATTACCAGAGACATTAAAAGATGAAAAAAAAGTTATAATTAATTTTAAAAATATCTTTATTATTTACTTCAATATTATAAAAAATATGAACTTCTTAATTCCTGCTTTTGCAACTTGTTTAATGTATATGTTTATCTTTGGCTATATTTCTGGAGCTTCGTACTCTTACAAAGAGATTTATAATCTTGATTCAAAAACGTTTGGTTTGGTATTTGGAGCAACTGGAAGTGCCCTTTTATTTGGTGCATTACTATCTACTAAATTATTACAAATAGTAAATATGAAGCAAATCTCAATATTTGGAGCTGCTATTATAATTTTTGGTTCAGTAGTAAGTTTTATAAGTTCAAATATATCTGTAGTTGGTTTGGATGGAATAGTAATAGGATTTTTCATCTCATTTTTTGGCTTAGGTTTAGCAGAAGCTAGTTTATTCGCTATAGCAATGTCTTCTCAAAAAACATCAGTAGGTGCAACTGCTGCTTTATTAGGTTCTTTACAGCTTTTACTTCCAGCAACTGCAACTTTAGTTGCAGGATATTTAGTAGAGATTTCAATTTTTTATTGGTTGGGATTACTATTTATTTTGAGTATTTTAGCTTTTATATTTACTTGTAAAGTTTTTAGAATTGAGAAAACTCAATTTTAA
- a CDS encoding TetR/AcrR family transcriptional regulator: MATKIDKNHLISVIEDIILNEGLLGLSIRKVAAKANISIGGVQYTFGNKEGMIKAVSAKNEE, translated from the coding sequence TTGGCAACTAAAATAGATAAAAATCATCTAATAAGTGTTATTGAAGATATTATTTTAAATGAAGGACTTTTAGGTTTAAGTATTAGAAAAGTTGCGGCTAAAGCAAATATCTCAATAGGTGGAGTCCAATATACTTTTGGAAATAAAGAAGGAATGATAAAGGCAGTTTCAGCAAAAAACGAAGAATAG
- a CDS encoding GmrSD restriction endonuclease domain-containing protein: MKIELKEITIRELIEGYQDNEENGVFSYNGKLDIRPPYQREFVYGDKQRDAVIDTITKDFPLNVMYWAVKEDGDYEVIDGQQRTISICQYVEGDFSANIGDFSQPRAFHNLQEDEQEKILEYKLMIYLCSGKNSEKLKWFETINIAGERLSSQELRNAVFSGSWITDAKRYFSKSNCPANAIANSYLSGKVNRQEYLETAIKWISNNNIDQYMQDHQHDPNASALWIYFQSVISWIESTFTKKREKFMKNVDWGFLYNTYKENLYDTHELEVEIAQLILDDDVEKKSGIYPYVLTRNERYLSLRAFSDAIKQKIYELQDGICAKCHNTFPISQMEGDHIKPWHEGGKTIEENCQMLCKDCNRTKSGK, from the coding sequence ATGAAAATTGAACTTAAAGAGATAACAATTCGTGAATTAATTGAAGGATATCAAGATAATGAAGAGAATGGGGTCTTTAGTTACAATGGAAAATTAGATATTCGTCCTCCATATCAGAGAGAGTTTGTTTATGGAGATAAGCAAAGAGATGCAGTAATTGATACAATTACTAAAGATTTTCCATTAAATGTAATGTATTGGGCAGTTAAAGAAGATGGAGACTATGAAGTAATTGATGGTCAACAACGTACTATTTCTATATGTCAATATGTAGAAGGAGATTTCTCTGCGAATATTGGTGATTTTTCTCAACCAAGAGCCTTTCATAACCTTCAAGAAGATGAACAAGAAAAGATTTTAGAGTATAAACTCATGATATATTTATGTAGTGGTAAAAATAGTGAAAAATTAAAATGGTTTGAAACTATTAATATTGCAGGAGAAAGATTATCTAGTCAAGAACTTAGAAATGCTGTTTTTTCTGGTTCTTGGATTACTGATGCAAAAAGATATTTTAGTAAAAGCAATTGTCCCGCAAATGCAATAGCCAATAGTTATCTATCAGGTAAAGTAAATAGACAAGAATATTTAGAAACAGCCATAAAATGGATAAGTAATAATAATATAGACCAATATATGCAAGATCATCAACATGATCCTAATGCAAGTGCATTATGGATATATTTTCAAAGTGTCATATCGTGGATAGAATCAACATTTACAAAAAAAAGAGAAAAATTTATGAAAAATGTTGATTGGGGCTTTTTATATAATACTTATAAAGAAAATCTTTATGATACACATGAATTAGAAGTAGAGATTGCTCAATTAATATTGGATGATGATGTTGAGAAAAAAAGTGGTATTTATCCTTATGTGTTAACTCGTAATGAACGATATCTTTCATTGCGTGCATTTTCAGATGCAATTAAACAAAAGATTTATGAACTACAAGATGGAATATGTGCTAAGTGTCATAATACTTTTCCAATCTCTCAAATGGAAGGTGACCATATTAAGCCTTGGCATGAAGGAGGAAAAACAATTGAAGAAAATTGTCAAATGCTTTGTAAAGATTGTAATAGAACAAAGTCTGGAAAGTAA
- a CDS encoding adenine-specific methyltransferase EcoRI family protein, whose protein sequence is MMTKLNKKDLNKNLHKAKINKEDEYYTQLTDIEKELKHYKKHFKDKIIYCNCDDPRVSNFFHYFSYNFEKLGLKKLITTCFQNNNMDLFTQGNSKQAIYLEYYGDKNGNSIPDIQEIGVNYLEGDGDFRSEESIELLKQADIVVTNPPFSLFREYIAQLIEYDKKFIIIGNQNAATTKETFSLIKENKIWLGNRSGDMEFKVPNHYQARETRYREDETGQKWRSLGNICWYTNLDIAKRHEDLILYKLYKNEEYPTYENYNAINIDKVAEIPIDYGGVMGVPVTFLSKYNPEQFEIVGQTHSGDSSKEVELLRTNDKKRHRGIINGKQKYARILIRNKKL, encoded by the coding sequence ATGATGACAAAGCTAAATAAAAAAGATTTAAATAAAAATTTACATAAAGCAAAAATAAATAAAGAGGATGAGTATTATACTCAATTAACTGATATAGAAAAAGAATTAAAGCATTATAAAAAACATTTTAAAGATAAAATAATTTATTGTAATTGTGATGATCCTAGAGTTAGTAACTTTTTTCACTATTTTTCATATAATTTTGAAAAATTAGGATTAAAAAAACTGATAACGACATGTTTCCAAAATAACAATATGGATCTTTTTACTCAAGGAAATTCTAAGCAGGCAATTTATTTAGAGTACTATGGTGATAAAAATGGTAATAGTATTCCAGATATACAAGAAATAGGAGTGAACTATTTAGAAGGAGATGGAGATTTTAGAAGTGAAGAAAGTATTGAATTACTAAAACAGGCTGATATAGTAGTTACAAACCCTCCCTTTTCTCTATTTCGTGAATATATTGCTCAACTCATAGAATATGATAAAAAATTTATAATTATTGGAAATCAAAATGCTGCGACAACTAAAGAGACGTTTTCTCTAATTAAAGAAAACAAAATTTGGTTGGGCAATAGAAGTGGAGATATGGAATTTAAAGTTCCTAATCACTATCAAGCGCGTGAAACAAGATATAGAGAAGATGAAACAGGTCAAAAATGGAGAAGTTTAGGCAATATATGTTGGTATACAAATTTAGATATAGCCAAAAGACATGAGGATTTAATATTATATAAATTATATAAAAATGAAGAATATCCAACCTATGAAAATTATAATGCAATTAATATTGATAAAGTAGCAGAGATTCCTATCGATTATGGTGGAGTTATGGGTGTTCCAGTAACTTTCTTGAGTAAATATAATCCAGAACAATTTGAAATTGTAGGGCAAACACACAGTGGAGATAGCTCAAAAGAAGTAGAATTACTACGAACTAATGATAAGAAAAGACATCGTGGAATTATTAATGGAAAACAGAAATATGCAAGAATATTAATAAGGAATAAAAAATTATGA
- a CDS encoding tyrosine-type recombinase/integrase — translation MVLPKAIEKFRFHCVYEKNLSLKTMHAYDADLKQFLEKFKNYKINEISKFDLKDYVESLFNHSYKIKTIKRKIAVLKTFFNYLEFDEILEINPFRKLRLSLKEPKLLPKTLDIKEIKTILKYLYNLKHIYDKSTFRYKLLVRDIVSIEILFSTGIRVSELSNLKKNEINIKQGIVKIFGKGSKERIIQICDKEVLNLLKEYSILFNLNSNPNNHFLLNRLNNNFSEQSIRAMIHKYEQKLGLRQITPHMFRHSFATLLLEEGVDVRYIQNMLGHSSISTTQIYTKVNTKHQRKLLSSKHPRRTFSLSL, via the coding sequence ATGGTATTACCAAAAGCAATTGAAAAATTTAGATTTCATTGTGTTTATGAGAAGAATCTAAGTTTAAAAACTATGCATGCTTACGATGCAGATCTAAAACAATTTTTAGAGAAATTTAAAAATTATAAAATAAATGAAATATCAAAATTTGATCTAAAAGATTATGTGGAGAGTTTATTTAACCATTCTTACAAAATAAAAACTATAAAACGAAAAATAGCAGTATTAAAAACTTTTTTTAATTACTTAGAATTTGATGAAATTTTAGAAATAAATCCATTTAGAAAATTAAGACTATCTCTTAAGGAACCTAAATTACTACCTAAAACACTAGATATTAAAGAAATTAAAACTATTTTAAAATATCTATATAATTTAAAACATATTTATGATAAATCCACTTTTAGATACAAACTTCTAGTAAGAGATATAGTATCAATTGAAATCTTATTTTCAACTGGTATAAGAGTATCTGAGCTATCCAATTTAAAAAAAAATGAAATAAATATCAAACAGGGAATCGTAAAAATATTTGGAAAAGGCTCAAAAGAAAGAATTATTCAAATTTGTGATAAAGAAGTTTTAAATCTATTAAAAGAGTATTCTATTCTATTTAATTTAAATAGCAATCCAAATAATCATTTTTTACTAAATAGATTAAACAATAATTTTTCGGAGCAATCTATTAGAGCTATGATTCATAAATATGAACAAAAATTAGGTTTACGACAAATTACTCCCCATATGTTTAGGCATTCTTTTGCAACACTGCTATTAGAAGAAGGTGTAGATGTAAGATATATACAAAATATGTTAGGGCATTCTTCAATATCAACTACGCAAATATATACAAAAGTAAATACAAAACATCAAAGAAAACTGCTTAGTTCAAAACATCCAAGGAGAACCTTTAGCTTGTCTTTATAA
- a CDS encoding N-6 DNA methylase, producing the protein MAKKEVVTDLWVYELLKEANINLEPQGSTVLEIDEALKTASKSGSGKVGFPEYVGVVKDFLLVIENKASISKHIKLDDNELISKEPKDIKDFAVNGALFYGQHLAKNTTYKKVLAFGISGNEKKHKISPIFIDETEFYRELPELESFISFNEKNIEEYYIREILKEETNKEKELAEILKDAATLHKDLRNYGNLEDKQKPLLVSGILLALREVEFKGFNIDDLIGDDINTDGQKIYEAIEKNLQRAKVSPEVKKDKLLSQFALIKDTKILNEINKNLGKTPLKHYAEFLNDKIYKSIKYTKSSEDYLGRFYGEFMSYSGGDGQNLGIVLTPKHITDLFCDLVDIKYNDIVLDPTCGTGGFLVASMYHMLEKLEEEKNKSDITDSKYQNLQASIRQKQLHGFELQPYMFTIATTNMILRGDGKSTLFNDDFLAQNPAKLQLNQATIGMINPPYSQGSKQNTNLYEINFISHLLDSLLEGGRCIAIIPQSSMTGKTKEEQEIKENILKKHTLEGVITLNKDTFYGVGVMPCIAIFTAGESHKKDKECKFIDFREDGYKIAAHIGLMETEAAKDKKQHLLDVWFDKMKAETKFCVKTTIEPSDEWLHSFYYFNDEIPTAEDFEKTIGNYLTFEFSMIMQNREYLFEEETKNVKS; encoded by the coding sequence ATGGCAAAAAAAGAAGTAGTAACAGACCTTTGGGTTTATGAATTATTAAAAGAAGCAAATATAAACTTAGAGCCACAAGGTAGCACAGTTTTAGAAATAGATGAGGCTTTAAAAACAGCTTCAAAAAGTGGTTCAGGAAAGGTTGGTTTTCCTGAATATGTAGGAGTTGTAAAAGATTTTTTACTTGTTATTGAAAACAAAGCTTCAATCTCAAAACATATAAAACTAGATGATAATGAATTAATTAGCAAAGAGCCAAAAGATATTAAAGATTTTGCCGTAAATGGTGCATTGTTTTATGGGCAACATTTAGCAAAAAATACAACATATAAAAAAGTTTTAGCTTTTGGAATTTCAGGAAATGAAAAAAAGCATAAAATAAGCCCAATTTTTATAGATGAAACAGAATTTTATAGAGAATTGCCTGAACTAGAGAGTTTTATATCTTTCAATGAAAAAAATATTGAAGAGTATTATATAAGGGAGATATTAAAAGAAGAAACAAATAAAGAAAAAGAGTTAGCAGAAATTTTAAAAGATGCTGCAACACTCCACAAAGATTTAAGAAATTATGGAAATTTAGAAGATAAACAAAAACCTCTGTTGGTTTCAGGTATATTATTGGCTCTTAGAGAAGTTGAATTTAAAGGCTTTAATATAGATGATTTAATAGGCGATGATATAAACACCGACGGACAAAAAATCTATGAAGCTATTGAAAAAAATCTTCAAAGAGCAAAAGTATCTCCTGAAGTTAAAAAAGATAAACTCTTAAGCCAATTTGCACTAATAAAAGATACAAAAATATTAAATGAGATAAATAAAAATTTAGGGAAAACTCCACTAAAACACTATGCAGAATTTTTAAATGATAAAATATATAAAAGCATAAAATACACTAAATCATCAGAAGATTATTTAGGAAGATTTTATGGCGAGTTTATGAGTTATAGTGGTGGAGATGGACAAAATTTAGGAATAGTTCTAACTCCAAAACATATTACTGATTTATTTTGTGATTTAGTAGATATAAAATACAATGATATAGTGCTAGACCCAACTTGTGGAACTGGTGGTTTTCTTGTAGCTTCTATGTATCATATGTTGGAAAAATTAGAAGAAGAGAAAAATAAATCTGATATTACAGATAGCAAATATCAAAATTTACAAGCAAGTATTAGACAAAAACAGCTTCACGGTTTTGAGCTGCAACCTTATATGTTTACAATAGCAACTACAAATATGATTTTAAGAGGAGATGGAAAAAGTACACTTTTTAATGATGATTTTCTAGCACAAAATCCAGCTAAACTACAACTAAATCAAGCAACAATTGGAATGATAAATCCCCCTTATTCTCAAGGCTCAAAGCAAAATACAAATTTATATGAGATAAATTTTATAAGCCATTTATTAGATAGTTTACTAGAGGGAGGAAGATGTATAGCTATTATTCCTCAATCTTCAATGACAGGAAAAACAAAAGAAGAGCAAGAGATAAAAGAAAATATACTTAAAAAACATACTTTAGAGGGTGTAATAACTCTAAACAAAGATACCTTTTATGGTGTTGGAGTAATGCCTTGTATAGCTATTTTCACAGCTGGAGAGTCACATAAAAAAGATAAAGAGTGTAAATTTATAGATTTTAGAGAAGATGGCTATAAAATAGCTGCACATATTGGGCTTATGGAAACAGAAGCAGCAAAAGATAAAAAACAGCATTTATTAGATGTTTGGTTTGATAAAATGAAAGCCGAAACAAAATTTTGTGTAAAAACAACGATAGAGCCTAGCGATGAATGGCTACATAGTTTTTACTATTTTAATGATGAAATCCCAACGGCAGAGGATTTTGAAAAAACTATTGGAAATTATCTAACTTTTGAGTTTTCGATGATTATGCAAAATAGAGAGTATCTTTTTGAAGAGGAAACAAAAAATGTTAAATCTTGA
- a CDS encoding restriction endonuclease subunit S, translating into MLNLEYKEWDKFKFIEIFNIKNGFYNKKPNIEAIGNIPFIGAVDNSNGITEFYTLKNIENSSKTGDKNNVNLEKKLFQSNAICVTNNGSVGYAYYQKSKFTCSHDVNPLYLKNKILNQSIAMFLITCIEKQRVCFEYSRKWRPKRMIKSNILLPIEEPEKPNFEYMEEYSKSIINSKTEKYKQYAQKVLNSIEYKNIETLENKEWEDFFLIDIFTTIQRGKRLTKQNQTKGNIPYISSTSLNNGVDNFIGNKTDVRIFSDCLTIANSGSVGASFYQPYNFVGSDHITHLKKENMNKYVYIFISTLTNRFSEKYNFNREINDKRISREKIMLPINDRKEPDFQYMEQYMKNLTYKKVNQYLSFINYDNLKLSLVYFIQRLINLILV; encoded by the coding sequence ATGTTAAATCTTGAATATAAAGAGTGGGATAAATTTAAGTTTATAGAGATATTTAATATTAAAAATGGATTTTACAATAAAAAACCAAATATAGAAGCAATAGGAAATATACCTTTTATTGGGGCAGTGGATAATTCTAATGGTATAACAGAGTTTTATACTTTAAAAAATATTGAGAATAGCAGTAAAACTGGAGATAAGAACAATGTTAATTTGGAAAAGAAACTTTTTCAATCTAATGCAATTTGTGTTACAAATAATGGTTCGGTAGGATATGCTTATTACCAAAAAAGTAAATTTACTTGTAGCCACGATGTAAATCCTTTATACCTTAAGAATAAAATATTAAATCAATCTATTGCAATGTTTTTAATAACTTGTATTGAAAAACAGAGAGTATGTTTTGAATATTCGAGAAAATGGCGACCAAAGAGAATGATAAAATCTAATATTCTCTTACCAATAGAAGAACCTGAAAAACCTAATTTTGAATATATGGAAGAGTATTCAAAATCTATCATAAATAGCAAAACTGAAAAATATAAACAATATGCACAAAAAGTTTTAAATAGTATTGAATATAAAAATATAGAAACACTAGAAAACAAAGAGTGGGAAGATTTTTTTCTAATAGATATTTTTACTACTATTCAAAGAGGAAAAAGATTAACAAAACAAAATCAAACAAAAGGAAATATACCTTATATTTCATCAACAAGTTTAAATAATGGTGTAGATAATTTTATAGGAAATAAAACAGATGTTAGGATTTTTTCTGATTGTTTAACGATTGCAAATAGTGGAAGTGTAGGAGCTAGTTTTTATCAACCTTACAATTTTGTAGGAAGCGACCATATAACACATCTAAAAAAAGAGAATATGAATAAGTATGTATATATATTTATCTCAACTTTAACAAATAGATTTTCAGAAAAGTATAATTTTAATAGAGAAATTAATGATAAAAGGATTTCAAGAGAAAAAATAATGCTTCCAATAAATGATAGAAAAGAGCCTGATTTTCAATATATGGAGCAATATATGAAAAATCTAACATATAAAAAAGTTAATCAATATTTGTCATTTATAAATTATGATAATCTTAAATTATCATTAGTTTATTTTATACAAAGACTCATAAATCTAATATTAGTTTAA